From one Anopheles cruzii chromosome 3, idAnoCruzAS_RS32_06, whole genome shotgun sequence genomic stretch:
- the LOC128273528 gene encoding protein abnormal spindle has protein sequence MSAFEVTCTPPRVVAKRNNEAREPTLVVLGPFTPKAIVVFEGVPVGKTARRQLILRNAQSSPVEVHLTRIPDPGCGLSFEWTSNQVNPGGEKPLEIVWNPPTPIVRKEVIVFTDSLGHKKDVQLILKSIELKAPNRKPAPKLFAAPVKLKLKSPSPPKVKLKRIVLPKKATASPPVRTGGSWSSRDSAFSRSAPVRSSAAALRMGSYTSKVTDAVFGPNDSSFECDESKDQLLASPRDRPKVGNKENVNPISPLVNVHFSPGIAERTCTTQLANQETPDIYLTTVNRRGLTDVAICKALDVSAKLEPAGSIPAIKVSPDPSNHRPTVLCVRQGNVKQEEITATPADRAKFDPSCYSTVTKPMATDKTFLKPLFDSSAEGPNEFQKRPGESLQRHLTFSPEIVRKDVTTVVAPAPEADVMLPPDDVATVKVEEDWNGLSAEHVLHFPINNKTHDVIHDSGSQLSVIAEEHTPVELGVTFDRPAAPAGDSASDVANLVLMLPDAGSCHHRTFKIASHENSRSVSVENIATQNVTVTLKTDISLGSLPNLSHKEERDSGNLEEDEVERLFKEHEIRAQSSRFNLHEIGRFSDEMVIPIDPAGPGCKRAKHEPGRNEPEYGIEITPPKRRCGVETSLASTARTVHVERSFTRSTSKPIGHRSSSEHGRSMVLKTSASFQRSLSLKRPAVPSGFAAKDVQEKRVFLYDSDRHLKTLINPDPFAASTTCDPFLTATMYLDQRAFGQYEAQLKKWLNALVTIPADLDTETSRPLDVGKLFDEVKGKELTLAPTKELISSNYYKNRLNSLRTAGIALYLTEEVAGPLRKVRAQIEKQLLGVRTDRNLHLDLVLQRSVLELLLCFNPLWLRLGLEVVFGEQIELQSNRDVVGLSTFIIHRLFRDRYLEARNSKAYNLSAAYAEHMKKFTLRTVLYLLLFLDTAKRRKLIKHNPCLFVRNAPYKETREVLVRFAATLVAGIGDITKHLKRAGYTLSHKQSYLDEYQYAFENLAVDLRDGVRLTRVMEIILLREDLSANLRVPPISRLQKIHNINLALRALEEARYQIAGDITAKDICDGHRERTMSLLWQIVYRFRAPKFNAAASVLQRWWRTNWLRVLVARRIEKLRAAVTMQRYVRRFLAQKLAARRYGALVRIQQWWRSVSDMRQARERYLAVRKAAIVLQTSYRRYALSRRLQAAAIAIGAIRAEAKHRHEQAIVIQRSIRSYVVHRRLHATVDGVVRFLRGQKLRDRSATAIQAYQRMRTARSAFLRLRAATVCIQRRWRECLEARRTRERYLRVRSGAIALQCYFRGYLQMRQDAQQYARVRHLIIQLQRRRRATVAMVRDRSHYERFRGAVICVQRRYRAQKLMQRQLQQYAVIRGAVLVLQHRYRAQRLMERERLQYERLRYATVCTQRRFRAQLSMRSAQKSYGCLKRAVITVQTRYRAILTMRHERHQFVELRRCTIAIQCRFRALITGRQELARYAILRAATIRIQRKWRATLQAKEERTRFLLQLRSTLTIQRAWRSVQLKRKLRTDYLQYRLAATIIQRRFRALRTGRAVRQHVNRQRCAAIALQRKLRATLAMRRDRAEFLRLRLATVTVQRRFRANRIGQIERSRYNELKRSVASLSTWWSSILAMRRQRVAYLRLKLAAMVIQQRFRALRSMRQQRAVYERIREATLFIQRRYRAQRAMERCRGRFLNLRSASIVVQEYYRAYCAGRRQRAAFLRVRQVTISMQRRYRGKLLMRQTILEYERCKRGAVTIQRWFRGYQEMRKVRGRFLSIRRAACVVQARYRATVATHQAVHRFRQLREAAIRLQIRWRATLAMRKQRANYRRVLAAAATIQTRYRAYKERMVDQAAYRLYRSAVIIVQRRYREKLATRAERVRFVSIVRTVRGLQRHGRGLLARRAYRAKLTPEFLESRRRQRAALRLQAWWRGVLHRKRHQTVRMRKMAVQMVASRREAERDPTNRVSNVTRLCMRFLASRFSSSDAIGILQRLERLSRLVPYLLVEDAVFLAQFCYSTMAQSIRSELDKTLIEICARIILNLARFPGTKEQAYQEKGLVTVSQMLLRWCDKDCGIFSTLCTLLWVLAHDCRKKNAIRRYMISKDAIFMLRETKKLVKRKENMRKNVQRPPVGCLVPVSPQLMRTVPALQPDYGVDRSKPYVFYSSVFGFEKVLQMLEVDLS, from the exons ATGAGCGCGTTCGAG GTCACTTGCACACCACCCCGTGTTGTTGCAAAACGAAATAACGAAGCCCGCGAACCGACGCTTGTCGTGCTCGGTCCGTTCACGCCGAAGGCGATAGTTGTATTTGAAGGCGTCCCGGTGGGCAAAACAGCCCGTAGGCAGCTCATCCTTCGAAACGCGCAAAGCTCACCAGTGGAG GTACACCTTACGCGAATACCCGATCCAGGGTGTGGGCTTTCGTTCGAGTGGACCTCCAACCAGGTCAACCCGGGTGGGGAAAAACCGCTAGAAATCGTGTGGAATCCGCCAACTCCCATCGTTAGGAAGGAAGTGATTGTCTTCACAGACAGTttgggccacaaaaaggaCGTGCAATTGATTCTTAAATCGATCGAACTGAAAGCGCCAAATCGCAAACCGGCTCCGAAGTTGTTTGCCGCTCCGGTCAAGCTAAAGCTTaagtcaccgtcaccgccaaAGGTTAAACTAAAGCGGATTGTGCTGCCGAAAAAAGCAACAGCATCACCACCGGTACGGACGGGTGGTAGCTGGTCGTCGCGCGATTCGGCTTTTTCTCGATCGGCTCCGGTTAGAAGTAGCGCCGCCGCCCTCAGGATGGGATCGTACACCTCGAAAGTTACGGACGCCGTGTTCGGGCCCAACGATAGCAGCTTCGAATGCGATGAATCTAAGGATCAGTTGCTCGCAAGCCCGCGGGACAGGCCTAAAGTTGGCAACAAAGAAAACGTTAACCCGATTAGTCCGCTGGTGAATGTACATTTTTCCCCCGGTATAGCTGAACGCACTTGTACGACGCAATTAGCGAACCAAGAAACGCCGGACATTTACTTGACGACTGTTAATCGAAGGGGCTTGACGGATGTGGCGATATGCAAAGCGCTGGATGTTTCAGCGAAACTGGAACCTGCCGGTTCGATTCCTGCGATCAAAGTGTCGCCCGATCCGagcaaccaccgaccgactgttTTGTGCGTTCGTCAAGGCAACGTGAAACAAGAAGAAATTACGGCCACCCCTGCGGATCGTGCTAAGTTCGATCCGAGCTGCTACTCAACCGTCACCAAACCGATGGCAACGGATAAAACGTTTCTCAAACCGTTATTCGATAGTTCTGCCGAAGGGCCAAACGAGTTTCAGAAGCGTCCGGGAGAGAGTCTTCAACGACACTTGACATTTTCACCCGAAATTGTTCGCAAAGATGTGACGACCGTTGTGGCACCAGCGCCTGAGGCCGATGTTATGTTGCCGCCCGATGACGTTGCCACCGTTAAGGTGGAGGAAGATTGGAACGGATTGTCGGCAGAGCATGTACTACATtttcccatcaacaacaaaacccacgACGTAATCCACGATTCCGGCTCACAGCTCTCGGTTATCGCGGAAGAACATACTCCCGTTGAGCTCGGTGTCACGTTCGATCGTCCCGCTGCTCCCGCCGGTGATTCGGCTTCCGACGTGGCCAACCTGGTATTGATGCTACCGGATGCCGGGAGCTGCCACCATCGGACGTTCAAGATTGCGAGTCACGAAAACagccggtcggtgtcggtagAAAACATTGCGACACAGAACGTAACCGTGACACTGAAAACGGACATATCGCTCGGTTCGTTGCCAAACTTGTCCCATAAGGAGGAACGGGACAGTGGCAACCTCGAGGAGGACGAAGTGGAGCGTCTGTTTAAGGAGCATGAAATTCGTGCCCAATCGAGTCGCTTTAATCTTCACGAAATTGGTCGGTTTAGCGATGAGATGGTGATACCAATCGACCCCGCTGGCCCGGGTTGCAAGCGTGCAAAGCACGAGCCCGGTCGGAATGAGCCAGAGTATGGCATCGAAATTACACCTCCAAAGCGACGGTGTGGCGTCGAAACGTCCCTCGCTTCCACCGCACGCACGGTGCACGTGGAGCGTAGTTTCACCAGGTCCACCAGCaaaccgatcggccaccgatcgtcATCGGAACACGGTCGGAGCATGGTGCTAAAG ACTTCGGCCAGCTTCCAGCGCAGTTTGTCGCTGAAACGGCCCGCTGTGCCGTCCGGTTTCGCTGCGAAGGACGTGCAAGAGAAGCGTGTGTTTTTGTACGACTCCGACCGGCACCTGAAAACGCTCATCAATCCCGATCCGTTCGCGGCGTCGACCACGTGCGATCCGTTTCTGACCGCCACGATGTATCTGGATCAGCGGGCCTTCGGTCAGTACGAGGCGCAGCTGAAAAAGTGGCTCAACGCCCTGGTAACCATACCGGCCGATCTGGACACCGAAACGTCGCGGCCGCTCGATGTGGGCAAGCTGTTCGACGAGGTGAAGGGCAAAGAGCTGACGCTGGCCCCGACCAAGGAGCTGATCTCGTCAAACTACTACAAAAATCGTCTCAACAGCTTGCGCACCGCGGGCATCGCCCTGTACCTCACCGAGGAAGTCGCTGGGCCGCTGCGTAAGGTGAGGGCACAGATCGAAAAGCAACTGCTTGGTGTACGCACCGACCGGAATCTGCATCTCGATCTGGTGCTGCAACGTTCCGTGCTCGAGTTGTTGCTCTGCTTCAATCCGCTCTGGTTGCGGCTCGGGCTGGAGGTGGTGTTTGGTGAGCAGATCGAACTGCAGTCGAACCGGGACGTGGTCGGGCTGAGCACGTTCATCATACACCGGCTGTTCCGGGATCGCTACCTGGAGGCGCGCAACTCGAAAGCCTACAACCTGTCGGCGGCATACGCAGAGCACATGAAAAAGTTCACGCTCCGCACGGTGCTCtatctgctgctgttcctcGACACGGCCAAGCGCCGCAAGCTGATCAAGCACAACCCGTGCCTGTTTGTGCGCAACGCACCGTACAAGGAGACGCGCGAGGTGTTGGTGCGCTTCGCCGCGACCCTGGTGGCCGGGATCGGTGACATCACGAAGCACCTGAAACGCGCCGGATACACGCTCTCGCACAAGCAGTCCTACCTGGACGAGTACCAGTACGCGTTCGAGAATCTGGCCGTCGATCTGCGCGATGGCGTGCGGTTGACGCGCGTCATGGAGATCATCCTGTTGCGCGAGGATCTGTCGGCAAACTTGCGCGTGCCGCCGATTTCGAGGTTGCAGAAGATACACAACATCAACCTGGCGCTGCGGGCTCTGGAGGAGGCCCGCTACCAGATCGCGGGCGACATTACGGCCAAGGATATCTGCGATGGGCATCGGGAGCGTACGATGTCGCTGCTGTGGCAGATCGTGTACCGATTCCGGGCGCCCAAATTCAACGCGGCCGCCAGTGTGCTGCAGCGTTGGTGGCGCACGAACTGGCTGCGTGTCCTGGTGGCCCGGCGTATCG AGAAGCTGCGAGCCGCGGTCACGATGCAGCGCTATGTGCGACGCTTTCTGGCGCAGAAACTGGCCGCCCGGCGGTACGGAGCCCTCGTGCGCATCCAGCAGTGGTGGCGCTCGGTGAGCGACATGCGCCAAGCCCGCGAACGCTATCTGGCTGTCCGGAAGGCGGCAATCGTACTGCAAACGTCCTACCGCCGGTACGCTCTGAGCCGGCGGCTTCAGGCGGCCGCGATAGCGATCGGGGCGATCCGGGCCGAGGCGAAGCACCGCCACGAGCAGGCGATCGTCATCCAGCGGAGCATCAGATCGTACGTCGTGCACCGACGGTTACACGCGACCGTGGACGGTGTGGTGCGTTTCCTGCGCGGCCAGAAGCTCCGGGATCGTTCGGCGACGGCCATTCAAGCGTACCAACGGATGCGAACCGCGAGGAGCGCGTTTTTGCGACTTCGCGCGGCCACGGTTTGCATTCAGCGTCGTTGGCGCGAATGTTTGGAAGCTCGGCGAACGCGCGAGCGATACCTGCGCGTACGATCGGGTGCGATCGCACTACAATGCTACTTCCGCGGATATTTACAGATGCGTCAGGATGCGCAGCAGTACGCCCGGGTTCGACACTTGATCATTCAGCTGCAGCGACGTCGCCGCGCTACGGTGGCCATGGTCCGGGATCGTTCGCACTACGAGCGCTTCCGAGGCGCGGTGATTTGTGTGCAGCGCCGTTATCGCGCCCAAAAGCTCATGCAACGCCAGCTACAGCAGTATGCGGTCATTCGCGGTGCCGTTCTCGTATTGCAGCACCGATATCGGGCCCAGCGGTTGATGGAACGCGAACGGCTGCAATACGAACGCTTGCGGTACGCCACCGTTTGCACTCAGCGCCGGTTCCGGGCACAGTTGAGCATGCGTTCCGCTCAGAAGTCTTACGGGTGCCTCAAGCGAGCCGTCATCACGGTCCAAACACGTTACCGTGCTATACTGACGATGCGCCACGAGCGCCACCAGTTCGTTGAGCTACGACGCTGTACGATCGCTATCCAGTGTCGATTCCGGGCGCTCATTACCGGCCGACAGGAGCTGGCCCGCTACGCGATCCTTCGCGCGGCCACAATACGCATCCAGCGAAAATGGCGCGCAACGCTGCAGGCGAAAGAGGAACGCACACGGTTCCTGCTGCAACTCCGTTCGACCCTCACGATTCAACGTGCTTGGCGGAGTGTGCAGTTGAAGCGAAAATTGCGCACCGACTATCTCCAGTACCGGCTGGCGGCCACCATTATCCAGCGTCGCTTCCGAGCCCTCCGTACGGGTCGAGCTGTACGCCAGCACGTCAACCGCCAACGGTGTGCTGCGATCGCGCTTCAACGCAAGCTTCGGGCCACACTGGCGATGCGCCGGGACCGAGCGGAATTCCTGCGGCTCCGTCTGGCAACCGTCACCGTTCAGCGCCGGTTCCGAGCGAACCGGATCGGGCAGATCGAGCGATCGCGGTACAACGAACTGAAACGGAGCGTGGCATCACTTTCCACCTGGTGGTCCAGTATTTTAGCGATGCGACGTCAACGGGTCGCATATCTGCGCCTAAAACTGGCCGCGATGGTGATTCAGCAGCGGTTCCGAGCCCTCAGATCGATGCGACAGCAGCGCGCGGTGTACGAACGGATCCGAGAGGCCACACTGTTCATTCAGCGGAGGTACCGTGCGCAAAGGGCGATGGAACGTTGCCGTGGCCGGTTCCTCAATCTGCGCAGTGCCTCGATCGTGGTGCAGGAGTATTACCGAGCTTATTGTGCAGGCCGTCGACAGCGTGCGGCTTTCTTGAGGGTTCGGCAAGTGACCATCTCCATGCAGCGACGTTATCGCGGCAAGCTGTTGATGCGCCAAACGATCCTCGAGTACGAGCGGTGCAAGCGCGGCGCCGTCACCATTCAACGCTGGTTCCGGGGCTACCAAGAGATGCGGAAAGTACGCGGGCGGTTTCTCTCCATCCGGCGGGCCGCCTGTGTGGTGCAGGCTCGCTATCGtgccaccgtggccacacaCCAAGCGGTCCACCGATTCAGGCAGCTCCGAGAGGCGGCCATCCGCCTGCAGATCCGTTGGAGAGCAACGCTTGCGATGCGGAAGCAGCGGGCCAACTACCGACGggtgttggccgccgccgcaaccatTCAGACCCGGTACCGTGCGTACAAGGAACGGATGGTCGATCAGGCGGCCTATCGGTTGTATCGTAGCGCGGTGATCATCGTCCAGCGTCGGTATCGCGAAAAGCTGGCCACACGCGCCGAACGCGTCCGGTTCGTGTCCATCGTCCGTACGGTGCGTGGCCTGCAGCGCCACGGAAGGGGCTTACTGGCACGCCGAGCGTATCGGGCGAAGCTGACACCGGAGTTTCTCGAatcgcgccgccgccaacgggcAGCTCTGCGATTGCAGGCTTGGTGGCGTGGGGTGCTCCACCGCAAACGGCACCAGACGGTGCGTATGCGCAAAATGGCCGTTCAGATGGTGGCGAGTCGGCGGGAGGCCGAGCGCGATCCCACGAACCGGGTAAGCAACGTGACGCGGCTGTGCATGCGCTTCCTGGCGTCCCGATTCAGTTCGTCCGATGCGATCGGCATCCTGCAGCGGCTGGAGCGTCTGTCGCGCCTCGTACCGTACCTGCTCGTCGAGGATGCCGTCTTTTTGGCGCAGTTCTGCTATAGCACTATGGCGCAGTCGATACGGTCCGAGCTGGACAAGACACTGATCGAAATCTGTGCCCGCATCATACTGAACCTGGCCCGTTTTCCCGGCACTAAGGAGCAAGCCTATCAG GAAAAAGGACTGGTGACCGTGTCGCAAatgctgctgcgctggtgTGACAAAGACTGTGGAATATTCAGCACACTCTGCACGCTCCTGTGGGTGTTGGCGCACGATTGTAGGAAGAAAAAC GCAATCCGTCGCTACATGATTTCAAAAgatgccatttttatgctccgcgaAACGAAGAAATTGGTCAAGCGCAAGGAAAACATGCGCAAAAACGTGCAGcgcccgccggtcggttgtCTGGTGCCGGTGAGCCCTCAGCTGATGCGCACGGTGCCGGCCCTGCAGCCCGACTACGGTGTCGATCGGAGCAAACCGTACGTGTTCTACTCGTCGGTGTTCGGGTTCGAAAAGGTGTTGCAAATGCTGGAAGTCGATCTTTCGTAA